GCTGACCAGCTTTTGCAAGTCAGCGACCTTGCCCTCGCTGACCGCCGCATTCTGCGCGACGACCGCGCTCTCGAAGGTCGGGGCGGGATCGTCGTACAGCACGCCCAGCGCCATCGGGAAGGGTCCGAACTCCATCTCGACCAGCATGTGCGCAATCGCGCGGTTGGCGACGTTGTGGACGATCACGCCCGAGGTGTCGCCATCCACCACGTCCACGACCTTCAGCGCCAGCCGCTCGACATCCAGCGCGATCCCCTTGGTCCCGCCCGCGAAGACCATCGGCTTGCCATCCTCCAGCCACAGCTGGTGCCCGGCATTCGCCTTTTCGGTGAAGGGCGCGAAGACATCGGCGTTGTAGACGATGCAGTTCTGGAAAATCTCGACGAATGCCGCGCCCTTGTGCGCGTGCGCCGCCTTGAGCACGCTCGGCAAATTCTTGTGGACGTCGATCCCGCGCGCGATGAACCGCGCGCCGCTGCCCAGCGCGAACGCACACGGCTTGGCCGGATGATCGACCGACCCGAACGGGGTCGAGGGCGACCGCGTCCCCTCCCGGCTCGTCGGCGAGTACTGGCCCTTGGTCAGGCCGTAAATCTCGTTGTTGAACAACAGGATCTGGCAATCGAGGTTACGGCGCAGCAAGTGCATCGTGTGGTTGCCGCCGATGCTCAGGCCGTCGCCATCCCCGGTAATAATCCAGACGTCGAGGTCAGGATTGGCCAGCTTCACCCCCGTCGCCACCGCCGGCGCGCGGCCATGGATGGTGTGGAAGCCATAGGTTTCCATATAATAGGGGAAGCGCGACGAGCAGCCGATGCCGCTGACGAACACGGTGTTTTCGGGTGTCGCCCCGATCTCCGGCATCGTCCGCTGGACCGCCTTCAGGATCGCATAGTCGCCACAGCCAGGGCACCAGCGGACCTCCTGATCGGTCTCCCAATCCTTGGGCGTCGACGGGCGGATGGTGGTGATCTCGTTCATGCTTTTGCCTTCACGCGGATCGGAAGCGCCAGCGCAATGCCCAGCGCGACGCCTCCCAAATAGGTCACTAGAATATGCGAATTTGCGCCGCCGCTCAAAGTGCGCCAGCCGCTGATAGGCGACCAACGCGCAGCGATCAGATCGGGCGCGAGTTGCGCCATGGCCACCAGCGCGCAACCTGCCACAGCGACCAGTGCCTTGATGACGAGCATGAAAGGCGCTTTGTGGCGTGACGAAAGCGTCCACTTCGCCTGAAAATTCGGAATGTTCGCGCGGACCGCAACGGCACCGATAGCGAACCCCAAAAGAGTGGAGACGTCGTCCCGTTCCAGCACCAGATAGCTGAACACGCCACCGACGATAACTGCCACAAATGGCCACAGAAGAGGCGTTCCCTCTGCTGAATTATCAGGCCCCGACATCATCGAGCCTCGGAGCGAACAGCTCTAACGCTCATCCCAAAGTCCCTTCGATCGCCGCCTCAATCTCGTGGATCCGAAAAGGCTGCCCTGAGACCTTGTTCAAAGGTCGCGCATCCACCAGAAACTGATCGCGCAGCACCGTCTTGAGCTGCCCGGTGTTCATCTCGGGCACGAGCACCTTTTCGTAACCCTTGAGCAAATCACCCAAATTCCCCGGCATCGGCCAGATATGGCGGATATGGATGTGGCTGACGTCCAGCCCCTTGCGCCGCGCCCGCCGCACCGCCTGAGTGATCGGGCCATAGGTCGAGCCCCAGCCGACCACGACCAGCTTCCCGCCCGGCGCGCCCTGCTCGACGATCTGGTCCGGCACCGAAATCCCCGCCACCTTGTCGCGGCGGATATTGGTCATCGCCTGATGATTGTCGGCCGAATAATCGAGGTTGCCGGTGCCGACCTGCTTCTCAATCCCGCCAATGCGGTGGAGCAGGCCCGGCGTCCCCGGCTTGACCCATGGCCGCGCCAGCTTTTCGTCGCGAGCATAGGGCATGAACTTCTCGCCCTCGCCCGGCGCATCGGTCTTGAACGTCACCGGGAACGGCGTGTAGCCGCCCATGTCCGGCACTTTCCAAGGCTCGGCGGCGTTGGCGATATAGCCGTCGGTCAGGATCATTACCGGGGTCATATATTGCGTCGCGATCCGCACCGCCTCGATCGCCACGTCGAAGCAATCGGCGGCGGAGCGCGTCGCGATCACCGGCATCGGCGCATCGCCATTGCGGCCATAGACCGCCTGATACAGGTCCGACTGCTCGGTCTTGGTCGGCAAGCCCGTCGAAGGCCCACCGCGTTGCGAATTGACGATGATCAGCGGCAGCTCGGTCATGATCGCGAGGCCCATCGCCTCGCCCTTCAGCGCGATGCCCGGCCCCGACGATGACGTGACCCCAAGCTGCCCGGCATAGGACGCGCCCAGCGCCGATGCGATCGCCGCAATCTCGTCCTCCGCCTGGAAGGTGGTGACCCCGAACTCCTTCAATCGGCTGAGATAGTGCAGGATCGCCGACGCCGGCGTGATCGGATAGCCGCCGAAAAACATCGGCAGCCCAGCGAGCTGCGCGCCCGCGACCAGCCCCATCGAAATCGCCTCGGCCCCCGTCACCGTGCGGTACAGCCCCGGCTCGACCGGCGCTGCGGGAACATGGACCTGCGCAATGCCCAGCGCACCCAGCTCCGCCGTCTCGCCATAGGCATGCCCAGCATTGAGCGCGGCGATATTCGCCTCGGCCAGCTCCGGCGCCTTGGCGAATTTGGTCTTCAGCCAGTCGATCAGCGGCCCGCGCTCACGGTCGAACATCCACAGCGCCAGGCCGAGCGTCCACATATTCTTGCAGCGCAGCGCTTCCTTGTTGCCGAGGCCAAACGGCTTCACGGCATCCAGCGTCAGCTGCGAGATATTGAGCTTGAGCAGCTGCCATTTGGCGAGGGTGTCGTCCTCCAGCGGGTTCGCTGTGTATTTCGCCTTGTCCAGGTTGCGCTTGTTGAACTCGCCCTCGTCCGCGATGATCAGCCCGCCGGGCTTCAAATCGCCGACATTGGTCTTGAGCGCCGCCGGGTTCATCGCGACCAGCACATCGGGCGCATCGCCCGCCGTCTCGATCGCCGCCGACCCGAAATTGATCTGGAAGGCGGAGACCCCGAACAACGTCCCCTGCGGCGCGCGGATTTCGGCGGGGAAGTCGGGGAAGGTGGCGAGATCATTACCCGCCAGCGCGGTCGACAGGGTGAATTGCCCCCCGGTCAGCTGCATCCCGTCGCCGGAGTCCCCGGCAAATCGGACGACGACCGCTTCGGGCGGCGGATTGGCGGAAGCCTCTTCGGGCGTGACCTGATGGGCGGCAGTGGCCATTCAGTCTCTTCCTGCAATGTCGTTCCACCCTCTACAGCGCGGGGTGGTTGGACAGAAGGTAGAACGATGCCGGGCGGTTGCAACCGGTTCTTTCATGCGCCGTGGCGTTGGTACGTCCCGCCGAGCGTCAGGATCGACGCGACATGCCGCGCCGATACCTCCATCGCGTCCAATCCATAGCCACCGCCTAATGCACTCGCGAGCGGGAGACCGTGCCGCGCGGCCAGGGTCGCAATCCACGCGTCGCGCTGGGCCAACCCGTCATGGCTGAGCTTTAACCGACCCAACCGGTCGCCCTCCCACGGATCGACCCCGGCCTGATAGAGCAGGATCGTCGGATCAAATGCGTCGACCATCCCCGGCAGGCTTGCGGTCAGCGCTTCCATATAGCCCGCATCGTCCACCCCATCGGGCAGGCCGACATCCAGCGTAGATCGCGCCTTGCGCACCGGGAAATTCTTTTCGGCATGGATCGAATAGGTCGCGATATCGGTTCGCCCCACCGTCAGCGCCGCGGTGCCGTCGCCCTGGTGCACGTCGCAATCGACGATCAGCACCCGCTCCCCCTCCTCCGCCAGCCGGTGCGCGGCTATGGCGAGGTCATTGAACACGCAGAACCCCGCCCCCGTCGCGTGCAGCGCATGGTGGCTGCCCCCGGCGGTATTCGCGGCAAAGCCCCGCTCCTGCGCGATCTTCGCCGCCGTATAGGTGCCGCCCGGCACCGCGAACGCCCGCGCCGCGACCTCCGGCGTCACCGGAAAGCCGATCCGCCGCTCCTTTTCGCGCGGCACGCGGCTCTCAATCACCTCGGCGACATAGTCGGGATCATGCACCGCCTCGATCCAGCCGCGCGGCATCGGCTCGGGCTCATGCCAATCCAGCGCATCCCCCAGATCGCGCAACAGATCGCGGACGAGGCCGTTCTTGTTCCACTGATACTGGCTGCGCGCCGGGGCTGGCGCGACGTAAAGCGGATGGTGGACGACGGGGATGGTCGCCCGGCCACTCACGCCGCCAGCGTCTCCAGCGCCTCCTGCGCCTCTATCCACGTCACTTCCGCCGCCTCGATCGACTTCACCACCGCGCCGCGCTGCTTCATCAGCTCGGTCATCGTCAGCTTGGTGAACTCGGGCGCAGCGCTCGACGGATCGAACATCGCGCGGTCGATCGCGCTCAGCTTTTCCTGAAGCTTCGCCAGCTCCGCCTCCGCCGCCTTGGCGGCCTTGCGCATCGCATTGCCCCTTTCGCGCGCCTCGGCCGCCTCGCGCCGCGCATCCTTGCGGTTGACGCCGCCCTTCGCGCCCTCCGCCTTGGGCTCCTTGGCGAGGACGAAGGCGATGTAATCCTCGATGCTCCCGTCGAACGGCTTCGCAGTGCCGCCATCGACCAGCACCAGCCGGTCGGCGGTCATCTCGATCATGTGCCGGTCATGGCTGACGATCACGACGCAGCCCTGATAGGCGGTCAGCGCCTGGATCAGCGCCTCACGCAGAATCGACGTCGAGGTGGTTGGTCGGTTCGTCGAGGATCAGCATGTGCGGCGCGTCGCGG
The genomic region above belongs to Sphingomonas sp. J315 and contains:
- a CDS encoding 2-oxoacid:ferredoxin oxidoreductase subunit beta: MNEITTIRPSTPKDWETDQEVRWCPGCGDYAILKAVQRTMPEIGATPENTVFVSGIGCSSRFPYYMETYGFHTIHGRAPAVATGVKLANPDLDVWIITGDGDGLSIGGNHTMHLLRRNLDCQILLFNNEIYGLTKGQYSPTSREGTRSPSTPFGSVDHPAKPCAFALGSGARFIARGIDVHKNLPSVLKAAHAHKGAAFVEIFQNCIVYNADVFAPFTEKANAGHQLWLEDGKPMVFAGGTKGIALDVERLALKVVDVVDGDTSGVIVHNVANRAIAHMLVEMEFGPFPMALGVLYDDPAPTFESAVVAQNAAVSEGKVADLQKLVSKGQTWQVEKEPREA
- a CDS encoding 2-oxoacid:acceptor oxidoreductase subunit alpha, yielding MATAAHQVTPEEASANPPPEAVVVRFAGDSGDGMQLTGGQFTLSTALAGNDLATFPDFPAEIRAPQGTLFGVSAFQINFGSAAIETAGDAPDVLVAMNPAALKTNVGDLKPGGLIIADEGEFNKRNLDKAKYTANPLEDDTLAKWQLLKLNISQLTLDAVKPFGLGNKEALRCKNMWTLGLALWMFDRERGPLIDWLKTKFAKAPELAEANIAALNAGHAYGETAELGALGIAQVHVPAAPVEPGLYRTVTGAEAISMGLVAGAQLAGLPMFFGGYPITPASAILHYLSRLKEFGVTTFQAEDEIAAIASALGASYAGQLGVTSSSGPGIALKGEAMGLAIMTELPLIIVNSQRGGPSTGLPTKTEQSDLYQAVYGRNGDAPMPVIATRSAADCFDVAIEAVRIATQYMTPVMILTDGYIANAAEPWKVPDMGGYTPFPVTFKTDAPGEGEKFMPYARDEKLARPWVKPGTPGLLHRIGGIEKQVGTGNLDYSADNHQAMTNIRRDKVAGISVPDQIVEQGAPGGKLVVVGWGSTYGPITQAVRRARRKGLDVSHIHIRHIWPMPGNLGDLLKGYEKVLVPEMNTGQLKTVLRDQFLVDARPLNKVSGQPFRIHEIEAAIEGTLG
- a CDS encoding histone deacetylase; translated protein: MSGRATIPVVHHPLYVAPAPARSQYQWNKNGLVRDLLRDLGDALDWHEPEPMPRGWIEAVHDPDYVAEVIESRVPREKERRIGFPVTPEVAARAFAVPGGTYTAAKIAQERGFAANTAGGSHHALHATGAGFCVFNDLAIAAHRLAEEGERVLIVDCDVHQGDGTAALTVGRTDIATYSIHAEKNFPVRKARSTLDVGLPDGVDDAGYMEALTASLPGMVDAFDPTILLYQAGVDPWEGDRLGRLKLSHDGLAQRDAWIATLAARHGLPLASALGGGYGLDAMEVSARHVASILTLGGTYQRHGA